The Pseudopipra pipra isolate bDixPip1 chromosome 4, bDixPip1.hap1, whole genome shotgun sequence DNA segment TCTGGGTATTAAACCAAATGATTAGAGCTaaagtaataaagaaaataagcacAGCATAACTGTAATGAGTATTAGTAAACTGTAACAAGTATTAATATCTTCTAAACATAATGCCAGATCCATTTTTTAACCATGTGGATTTAACAAAAAGTTTTGTAATAACTCTGGCTTTGGTCTAGTTGCACCAGCAAAGAAGGAGGAAATGGAGAGATTTCCTCATTTTCAAAGAGATGTTTCAAAGTTATTGAGCCTTATGAATCCTCCAGAATGTTTTTGCAGTCTTATTTCACTCAGTACATCAGCAAAAAGGTGACACGTTTCAGACTGAAGATGAACCTAAAGACCTATAAAGTGCCAGGTTTTTGTACTGAAAACTTCTAAAGTTTACTCATTTCCCCTTCCAGTAACTTTAATGGGAGTTGTATCATCCCTGTAACTCTGTAACCCTGATAACCaggtttttattgttttcaggTCACTAGACTTTCCTGTTTGCATTTTCACAGCTACTGACATAAACATCTTTTAAACTTCCTTAATTACACTTTCACCCTTGTGAAAATCTTGCCAAATCATCGAGATAAATGTAGTGAGCAAAAGAGTAAAGGATCAGTGACTTGGGTTTGACCATAAGAAATTACATATTACTTTTTTTAGTGAAAACAGAAGACTTTGTACAAGAATATCTTGGTGTAAATATTCTTAATCATGCTAAACTCAAAATTCATCTCATGGCATAGTGAAAAATGCATGCATGTAACTTtgatcataaaaaaaaaaaatcagagaagctGAAGTTCCTGCTAACTAGAATGGTCTTTTTACTGTGCACAAACTACAAGTTCCCTCCTGGTGGTCTTCCAGTGCAGgattaattaaagaaaacactgcATCAAGTATCTTTTCTATTATAAATGTCTCGCAGGTTTATGTAATCTCTTACTGAAGCTATTACTGGAATGCCTTATAGATCAAAATCACTAATTAAACATTAATTCccttaaaacattttcaaagctttCATTTCAGTAACTTGCAAGTTATTTGCCTGCCACAGTACACTGTCTTCTTGCAATCAGTATTTAATAACCCATGCAGTTTTAATCCCAAAGTAATGTATTTAGCAATGACAAATTAAATTGAAAAACCCCACTGTAAATCTAGATGGGACACCGGGATGCTTTTCTTACTATCTTAATttcttgctgaaaaaaaaggacagtcCTGCCTTCCTCTAACACTTAAATGAATGTTATTTTTTGAAGGGTAGATTATCATTCTCTCTTTTATATGTAGCTTAGTGAGGGCTGGACCAGATCAGTGAAGAGTCAAATCCAACAGCTCATAACTAATGTACCAAAACCCTGTATGATTGAAGAGTGAGCAGATATGGTCACATGGCTTTAGGATACGATCCGTGATATGAGCATCTTGGGAAAACTCAGCCACTGTGCTGCAGAACTCCACTTTTTTGACAGGTTACTTGCAGGTTTCTGTGCAGGtcagctgggagcagaaggCTCCTGTGATTGTGGGTTATCATTATGAAAAGGttctttcatctttctttgAGAGCTCAAGCAACACGTGCTGACTGGCCAGGGCTTTGAGGTTTGCACTGTGTGTTTTTGCTCAGGCTCTACATTTTTCCTGGTGATTTGCTGATGTGACCAGCCCTGCCTATCTACACCCTTTTCAAGTGTGCCCTCACGCCAGCGTTCTCCCTGGGCTCTCCTGGGCAGGAAGATCCCCAGCAGCCCAAGGCCACTATCACTCGGTCACCTGATCTTTTGAAGCTCCTcaaggagctgctctgctgtcaTTTGTACTCCATGAGGCTCTGTCTGTGGGGAAGCCCTTGCAGCAGGATTTTCATCCCTGATAACAGAACTGGGACCCCACAAAGAGTCTCCTCCATCCCCCACCCCCTCACAGCACCCCTTTCCTCCAGGAtggaaaaactgctgaaaaCCGTTAAAAAATTGACCTTTAATCAATAAGCTTGTTGTATGAGAGGTCATTATCCATCCTGGTTATCCAGGAGACCAGGGAGCTGCACACTCCCTaccctctcagcagggacatcAGCCCATGGGACAGGTTGGGTTTAGGTATTGGTATTTCTGATGCCCACAGGTGCCTGACAGGCTTCATCTGCAGTTCCTGGGATGCTCCGCCTGACCAACACCATTGCCTCAGCAATAAGGCTGTCCAAGAGCCTTTTACTGCTTTTAAATCAAGTCAGCAGGAAACTTTTAGCAGATTGAACACCCTCAGTTGTAGAATCATTAGAAAAATCTTCTCATAGGATTGTACATCTGGATGTGTCAGCAAGGTTTTGCCACATGTGTTAGTCACAATCCCATCGAAACATTACTCACAggtttggtattttttaatctatccagcctggccaatttctttcctttaccACCTGGTTACTTAGTTGGAATTTTTCCCTGGAGTAAATCTAATATCTGAGCCTTAAAAGTCATGGATGTTCTAGAGATGATGAACAGAAAGTCGGTAACATCTCCCATATGCCAGGTCATCAGGGAATATTGCATCCAAGTTCCTTTTCTTTATCTCAAAATGACATTTCTTTGCCTAAAGTGCCATGAATTCTGAACACCAGTCAGAGAATATTGTTCATTGGCATTGTGGGAGGCAGCAATTGGCAACCCAGCCAGGACATGACACCAACAAGACCTTGTGGGGGAATTCCACTGACTGGATGTTAATTTGGAACATTCCACAGCTGGAACAGACAGGTCCGGGAGATTCCCAACACATCTGGATAACAACTTCCTGGCACAGGGCCTCAGGGAGCTGACTCAAAGAGGTGCTCCTGTGAGTTCATGCTTGTTCCCAGAGAGGCTCTCATGGGTGAGGTAGCGACTGGGGACTGTCTTGGCCACAACAACCATGAAACCATCGAGTTTCAAATCTCTGATACTGCTGAAACCCATCTGGCTCCTGAGATGGACCAGGCCCAGGCAAGCATGGTTGGAAAATCAGCATCTTTTACTGACATGTCACCTCCCAGGGGAAAGCCACTGGTTGTTTTGAGTCTCTGCACGGTGACGAAGGACAGTGACAACTCTCCAGAGgtctttgcaaaaataaaaatatttataaacaaCAAATGAACTGACTTGAATTCGAGACTGGCAGCGGGCACTAAtcctctggctgtgctgccataCAGGAGCACCAGAACAGCCTGCAGAGAGTCTGCAGAGCCCGCCTGGAGTGGGAGGGCTGCAGCGTGTGGGAaccctgctgctggctgggggtCTGGGCCGACAGCAGGGCGGACGAGGAACTGGAGGGGCAGTAGGAGCTGTGCCGGGCAGAGACCTGGCTCTGTGACCCTGCTGCTGGCACCTGCCCGCCCGGGtcagaaggagctgctgcctctgcccgCTCCTGGGAAACCGTGTGGGTTTTCTGCAAGAGCTCCGCGTACTGGGGGTTGACCCAGATCGTGTGGATGGTGATGCGTTCCCAACTCTCGTGTGACGACCTTTGGTCGCTGCTGTCCTCGCCTTGGGACAGCTCTGGGTGTCCACTGAGCTCCCCCTCAGAAAGCTCTTGTGCAGTGTGGTCTTCCCCGTGCTGCAGCTGCCGGGAACTGCAGagcttcccctctccctcctccttggCCAAGGCCCTCTCCTTGGTCTCCGGCGCTGCCAGcgctgcccctgcccgctgcccgCCGAGGACATGGGCTGTCAGCGGGGCGGgcgaggggccgggggggcagcaggggctgtgtggggcagggCCCCGGCTCTGtgcccctgctgctggcacCTGCTTGCCCGAGGCAGGAGCAGGTCCTGCCTTTGCCGCCTCCTGTGCCTCGGGAGGAtcagctgggcagtgctgctcttcCTGCGGCTGCCTGAGGTCCACCTGTGGGAAACAGGAGGAGGCATGGGATGAAGGCAGCTGCCTTGGCACAGCTCGAGCCTGTCCCACCACCCTTCTGCCCCGTCCCTCACGCTTTGCCTCCTCTGCAGTCTTGGCAGCCCCTCAGtgggctgggatttggggtttgtCTCCTCCTCCTTGGGCATCTCCGTTGTGCTCTGCCAGAGACACCCCCgggagcagctgcctcctgAAAGAGGGGCTCTCCTGGGAGTGGGTGCCCCAGGGCTCTGAGCCCCTGAAACCTCCCTGGGGTCACAATGACCTCTGGGCATGGCACAGCCCCCATGTTACAAAGTGCCCTGGAATCTGCCTCTGTCACAAAGGGACACCCTGGCACCCCCAGCAATCATGAAAACATCTGGAACCACCTGGAACCAGCTAGGTCCGGCAtggggcagcccctgctctCCCATCCTGAGGGGAGAGAGCCCTGgtgcccacagccccacagagaCCCTCACCCCGGATTTCTGGCTCCCTCTGGCTCAGGACCAACTTGGCCTTGGGCCTTTATTTTATTCCCAGCCTTGACAGCAGCATCTCACATGGGGGCTTATATGCCATTTCTGTACGTGTCCTGTGTCTTAACACAGCTTTTACTCTCAGCTTCATAAAAGTGGTGCAGTCATTAAGTGCTTAAAGTGAGCACTTGTAGCTTATTTCAATCATCCAGGTCGGCAACATTTTGGTTATAAATGAACAAACAAGCTTTGTTTGGTCAATGAATTCTTAGAAAACCTGAACATTTTTGGATTAAATAATACTGAAAGTTCCAAACTGAATATTCAGTAAATGAGATGGAAAAGCCTGATATCTTTCTAGTCTTCATTTGACTAAGTTGAGAGAAATATATAAGATACAACCCATCTGAGAGTCCACATAATGCTGTTACTCTGTGGTGGGTGGCTGCCTTTCCCAAGAAAAATTCTGTGCAGAAATTCATGCCCTGAGGCCTGTATTTACTGCTTGAGGAGTAAGTTAGGTATTTTAGAGGTGTCATTTTTTACCAGATCAGTACTGTTATTTAGCCAGATGGCTGAGCAAGCATGGACAAATACTGTCTGCTATAATACATTTATTTGTCTATTGATCCATCTCTACACCCATTTTGCTGATCAAATAGATGGCTTGAGCAGGACCAGGAGCAACTTATTCCTAGTTTTACCCCATCAGTAACAGGATTTGTCTCACGTAACTTCCCACTCAGAAGCTACATGAGCTTGAGCAAATGTGGAGCCCTGTGGAAAGAGCCAAGTGGATTCACCCCACTTGGGTGTATTTTAGGCAGGACCATCACCTCCTGGGAATGCCTAACCCAGATAAAGGCAATTCATACTCCCTCCTGCCTCTAAGTCTCTCAACATCAGAGAACTGTAATAACACTTTAGCAAAGTGCTGCACTACTTAAAATTCAATTTTAGGAGAGATGGGTTGAAGTGAAAAGGATGAATACAAGATTTTCCTGAGTTCAAAATATTCAGTGGAGGATGCAGAGAGATTTTTTCAGATCTGCTCAAGTACAGAGGACTTCATGTTGGTCCAAGCTGTTGCTTACTTGCTAGGAAAGTGCAATCTAGTGAAAGGCTTCCACTGATCAGAGGGTGACAATCCACAGTCCCTCACCTCCACTCAAAGCAGGAACAACTCCAGTGAGGCAGGTGAAGCTCATGAACCAGAAATCAGTGTCAGGTGCAGATGGATCCAAAGACAGAGAAGGaagatattttgaaattttgaattaaatgcagttttaaaaaatacaggtgATATATAGGAAAATCCCTGATGTGACACATTTATTGGACTTGTTCTAtgctgaggctgctcagggGGAGGATATGGAGATTCATGTGCTGAAAAATTCCATGAAAGCTGTGTGAGAGTGGGGGATGCTTTCTGGGAACAAGCCAGGGCATGGGAGAAAAATGACAGCTGATTCTTGCAGCTGGGCAACACCCCCAAATTTATGTTGTTACCTCTCCATCAGATGGATGGTGAAacgtggctgtgctggggatggggctgcTTGCCAGGCAGCCAGACACTCCCTACATCCATTGCTTGCCATCATATCAGCCCTGTCATTGCCTTCATCACCCACAAAGGTCTGATTTAATGCACTCAGGTGCCAGCAGCCAGGTTGCTAAAGAGTATTTCTGGGTTGTGGCCAAGCCTGACCAGCcatggggttgtttttttttgcaataCAATTCCAAGAAGACAAAAGAGATGAGGGCTCTCAGTTTTCACCTGGCAATACTAGTTGTCACCCCCACTGATAAACAGATGGTTTGAAACCATCCTGTTTTTCTGGAGACAGAGAAGGACTCTCAGACAAACATATGCAATGCTTGGGGAAGTCAGCCCATGCAGTGAAAGCAAAATACACAACAAACCTTTGGTGTCTTGAAGATGATCACCTGGGGCATGTCTGATACAGTTCCATCCCTCCTTGCCCTGAGGATTGTCTGGTCCAATTGGCACAGCTTGGGCAGTGCAACAATGTGAGGAAGCCTCCCCAGGTCTCACATGGtgcttctccaggctgacatggggcaggagaggggctgtaTCTACAGCTATGATTATTAATGTTTTCATCTAGGATTTACTAGACTGATTTAGGAAAAGCTGGGCTACATATTGAGGGTAGGAGGGGGAAAAATGCTCCCTTTtgcccttctcttcccttctggGCTAAATTGTGGGCTGAGTTTCTCTTCCCTCCAGTCATGAAGGGCAGTTGGCACCAGGCTTGGGTGAGCTGTGATTTGGTATTATCTCAAAAGAAAGTGTCAGTGGGTCTAACAGAGATGCTCATTTGGCAAAGCGTGTCAGCATGAGCAGACTTACTGGCCTCAGTTGGTTTTAGGCTGCATATGAAGTCAGACAGACAAAGCATTGCTTCAAAGTGCAGAAGAGGAATTTGACTAAAATCCCTCTACTAAATAATCTCGTGACAGGCAAGTCGTGCAAATCAGGCAAATGTAGATGAACAGAGTGGGAACCATCTGTCCATGCTTGAGATGGATGATGGCTTGATGATGGACTGAGGCAGTTCAGACAGCTTTGTGCCACTCTGGGTTCATGTTACAGTCCATCAGTGGAGAGCCATGGGCCACTTACTCCCCTGTGATCCGTTTCCTAACCTGTggtccagctcctcctctgcagtTCACCCCAGCGTGGAAGAAGCACAGAAGGACAGTGTGGATGAGAAGGGGACACCAGCCTGAGCTCAAAGGCAACAGGCAAGTGCACAGGAGGTGGACGTGGAAAACTAGAGGGAACGTAAGGGCATTGCTCCAGGGAATAAAGGTGTTGGATGGATATCCAGTGAGCAGACAACTTGGTCCCTGCCAGTAGGATCTGTGTTGGCTCTGCCCTCCCACACTATCAGATGATGCATCCCAAGTCTCTTCTGTGGCTCCATGTGCCTTCTCACATGTTAGAATTTATTTGTCACCTTTGGCTCATTAAGACTTTTAAGGTGACAACTATGTGAGGTTAAATTACAACCCTAGCTTTCCTCTACACAGTATTTCCCTAATTTGCATGGTCAGAAGGAAGATATAAATGACTGCGAAATCAGCCATTTAAAAACTTACCTTCCAAGTGTCTTTGTGTGTATCACCACACAAGGTATGATTTTCTTATTATTGCACAAGTAAATTGAATCAAAATGATATTTTGTCACACACAGGTGTATGATGAGTGGTGTTTTGCTGTGGTCTCCCTCAGGACTTGGGCTTGCCTCATTCTAAACATGTGAATAATCCCTGTGAATATCAAcactgcaaatatttctgtttgagGGTAAATGTCCCTGTGTGCTTCAGTGGAGTGTGAGGGCAGACAGCTGACAATCCTCTGCGGTGCCCACTGAAGTGGTGTAACCAAGCAGAAACCCCACTGAGCTGAAAAATGCCCCTTGCTcaggaaaagcagcctctgcctgtGTGCTTCTGATGCCCTGTGGTGGGGCATCTCCCAGAGGGGTGAGAGAACTCAGGATGGGAGAGTGTCTGGTGGGTTTCCTCTGGTACCCATCACAGGTCTGATCCAGAGCTCACTCAAGGTAAGAGTGCCATTTGTTTTTGTGggattttaaatcttttttttcctgttaaatgCACTCAGCTTTTAGAAAAGGACAGTTGGCATATGAACGAATTTATCTAAAGGATTTAAGTTCCTGGACTTTCCCACTTCATCTGCCTTGGAGGCAGAGTAGGAGCAGCCAGAAGAGTCAAGCCTGAAAGACCATCCTGGTAAGTACAGCAGGCTGGATGGTGTGTGAGGAATGATGTGGGCAGCTTGTAGAAGAACTACATGGGTGTCAGTGTGGTCTGAGCCATGGTCTGAACTGTGTATCTCTGGTGTGCATGAAAATTGAtcagcactgggctggggatggctgcAAGTTATCCTGGTGAACACACTGGAGCTTTCCTGCTCTGTGTGAAAACAGCAATTGGAATGAATGCTCCTCATGCTTGGGCTCTCTGAAAGGAATTCAATAGAAAGCAGCTGGTTGCTGCTGTGAGGTGccacaggcagcagtgctgggcagagaTGCAGATGTGATGCTGTGGAAATGATAGAAAGTAGAAGCTGTGCAAGGCTGATGCCTGTTGTACCAAATCAGCACAGTGAGAACACTCCCACCAACATGTCCACTGCTTTTTGTAAGGTACTGTTGCTCTGACAATCAAACacttttgccttctttttcgttgtacttttttatttgttttagtctttcttttctccccctctctcccccttcAGGGAATGCTTTAATAGCAATTTCACAGGaattcagttttggttttgtttgtaataACCGTTGTCATTGGAGTGAAAAAGGAATCCACAGGAGCAATTACTGGTCATAAGAGAGTGAGTGAATGAATTAATTATCTTCAGCTTTGTTATTATTTTCATGTGCATAATGATGGCACAGGCTGGTGCACTGACTACAGTGTGTTtaggggaggaagaaaaactcTCTCTGAAAGCCTGTGGGAGATAATTAGTTTGAACCTCCCTCCGAAAatggtgtatttttattttttttttgtgatgatCTCAGTGCTAAGTCCTGAGGATGAACAGGTTCCTAAAGATGACACCACAGAAGACAGAAATCATATTACCCTGGGAACAGGGGAAGAATGT contains these protein-coding regions:
- the LOC135413605 gene encoding nuclear receptor corepressor 2-like, which gives rise to MPRGHCDPREVSGAQSPGAPTPRRAPLSGGSCSRGCLWQSTTEMPKEEETNPKSQPTEGLPRLQRRQSVDLRQPQEEQHCPADPPEAQEAAKAGPAPASGKQVPAAGAQSRGPAPHSPCCPPGPSPAPLTAHVLGGQRAGAALAAPETKERALAKEEGEGKLCSSRQLQHGEDHTAQELSEGELSGHPELSQGEDSSDQRSSHESWERITIHTIWVNPQYAELLQKTHTVSQERAEAAAPSDPGGQVPAAGSQSQVSARHSSYCPSSSSSALLSAQTPSQQQGSHTLQPSHSRRALQTLCRLFWCSCMAAQPED